In Treponema denticola, one genomic interval encodes:
- a CDS encoding ABC transporter ATP-binding protein, translated as MSKILLETRGLKQYFPTGKTRNERKTLKRIADEALRVCAGMFNTKVDMNQLMDMHKSGKDLGKELTDLILDYETYSDLHGQNLCVIANDGIDLVIHEGETVGLVGESGCGKSTLGRTILKLYKPTAGEIFFEGENITNYTVTQMMPLRKKMQIIFQDPYSSLNPKMTVGQIIGEALLEHGMFKKKDPAYEKYVKEIMNTCGLADYMIYRYPHEFSGGQRQRIGIARALALKPKFIVCDEAVSALDVSIQSQIINLLNDLQKEFHLSYLFISHDLSVVKHISDRIGVMYLGNMVEFTDKREMYANPLHPYTKVLLSAIPETDLQKMRTKRRILLEGDIPSNIITPTGCKFHTRCPIAKDICKREVPQFKEEKPRHFVACHFSGAEL; from the coding sequence ATGAGTAAGATATTATTGGAAACTCGAGGCCTTAAACAGTATTTTCCTACCGGCAAAACACGAAATGAGAGAAAAACTCTTAAAAGAATAGCCGATGAAGCTCTTAGGGTTTGTGCCGGCATGTTTAATACTAAGGTTGACATGAATCAGCTGATGGACATGCATAAAAGCGGTAAGGACCTCGGCAAGGAGCTTACAGACCTAATTTTGGACTATGAAACCTATTCTGACCTGCACGGTCAAAACTTATGCGTAATTGCCAATGACGGTATCGACCTCGTTATCCATGAAGGAGAAACCGTAGGCCTTGTAGGAGAATCAGGCTGCGGAAAGTCAACCTTAGGCCGCACAATACTAAAACTTTATAAGCCCACAGCGGGTGAAATCTTTTTTGAGGGTGAAAACATTACAAATTATACTGTAACTCAAATGATGCCCTTACGAAAGAAAATGCAGATTATCTTCCAAGACCCCTATTCATCTCTTAATCCTAAGATGACTGTAGGACAGATCATAGGCGAGGCCTTGCTTGAGCATGGAATGTTCAAGAAAAAAGACCCCGCATATGAAAAGTATGTAAAAGAGATAATGAACACTTGCGGCTTGGCAGACTATATGATTTACAGATATCCTCATGAATTTTCAGGCGGTCAAAGGCAGCGAATCGGTATAGCACGGGCCCTCGCATTAAAACCCAAATTCATAGTATGCGATGAAGCCGTTTCGGCCTTGGACGTATCGATTCAGTCCCAGATCATAAACCTCCTCAATGACCTGCAAAAGGAATTCCACCTATCCTATTTGTTTATTTCGCATGACCTATCGGTTGTAAAGCACATAAGCGATAGAATCGGTGTTATGTATTTGGGAAATATGGTCGAATTTACCGATAAACGCGAAATGTATGCCAATCCTCTTCATCCTTATACAAAAGTCCTTCTTTCAGCCATTCCTGAAACAGACTTACAAAAGATGAGAACAAAGAGGCGAATCTTATTGGAAGGAGACATTCCGTCCAACATCATCACGCCCACAGGCTGTAAATTCCATACAAGATGCCCCATTGCAAAGGATATATGCAAACGCGAAGTTCCTCAATTTAAGGAAGAAAAACCGAGACATTTTGTTGCCTGCCACTTTAGCGGAGCGGAGCTGTAA
- a CDS encoding ABC transporter ATP-binding protein, which produces MKNPLLEVKNLHTYFFTNKGTIKAVQGVDFTIEAGKTLGIVGESGSGKSITAFSILNLLEYPGKIVQGEINFGGVNLVNLGKKEIRKIRGNDISMIFQEPMTSLNPVHRIGKQLSEPLILHQHMSKKEAWNAAIDLLREVKIPNPENVVYNYPFQLSGGMRQRVMIAMALACEPRLLIADEPTTALDVTIQAQIFKLMNDLKKKHNTAIMFITHDLGAIAELADDVAVMYTGEIVERAPVDVIFDRQTQFSHPYKEGLLESIPLLDEEVEYLAQIQGSVPHPLKLPKGCRFSTRCEYATEKCRNEKPELVEVEEGHLIRCFYPKSGGRHE; this is translated from the coding sequence ATGAAAAATCCTCTACTTGAAGTTAAAAATTTACATACATACTTTTTTACAAACAAGGGAACGATAAAGGCCGTTCAAGGTGTAGATTTTACTATAGAAGCCGGTAAAACTTTGGGAATAGTAGGAGAATCAGGCTCGGGTAAATCCATTACAGCCTTTAGTATTCTCAACCTTCTTGAATATCCGGGCAAAATTGTCCAAGGAGAAATCAATTTCGGCGGAGTAAATCTTGTAAATTTAGGCAAAAAGGAAATAAGAAAGATAAGGGGTAACGATATATCGATGATATTCCAAGAGCCCATGACCTCTCTTAACCCCGTTCACAGAATAGGAAAACAGCTAAGCGAGCCCTTAATTCTTCATCAACACATGTCAAAAAAAGAAGCTTGGAATGCCGCTATCGACCTTTTGCGCGAAGTAAAAATCCCCAATCCGGAAAACGTAGTTTATAACTACCCCTTCCAGCTTTCGGGAGGAATGAGGCAGCGCGTAATGATAGCAATGGCCTTGGCTTGCGAGCCTCGTCTTTTGATAGCCGATGAACCTACAACGGCCCTTGACGTTACAATACAGGCACAGATCTTTAAGTTGATGAACGATTTAAAGAAAAAGCACAACACGGCAATCATGTTTATCACCCATGACTTGGGCGCCATTGCAGAATTGGCCGATGATGTTGCCGTAATGTACACAGGCGAAATCGTTGAAAGGGCTCCGGTAGATGTTATTTTTGACCGACAGACTCAATTTTCTCATCCTTATAAGGAAGGTTTGCTTGAATCAATCCCCCTCTTGGATGAAGAAGTAGAATATCTCGCTCAAATTCAAGGAAGTGTACCTCATCCTCTTAAACTTCCCAAGGGCTGCAGATTTTCGACAAGGTGCGAATATGCAACCGAAAAATGCCGAAACGAAAAGCCCGAATTGGTTGAAGTAGAAGAAGGACACTTAATCAGATGCTTTTATCCGAAATCAGGAGGTAGACATGAGTAA
- a CDS encoding ABC transporter permease, with amino-acid sequence MAQEENKNFSEKDEVILSPAQQIRIKFKNNRLAMIGFYMFLTIVLLVVVTHFYTKFTGYDFAKTDPALKNNPPSWVHPFGTDKYGRDTFMRVLEGGWISLQVGFLSTFMAVTIGLTMGSIAGFFGGRVDNIIMRLIEILSSFPFLAIAYTISAIFRERPPEFRLYVIVIILGLLSWTGLARLIRGQILALREQEFIVATRALGIKRRNQIFRHLVPNVLATVVVSATLTFASSILSEAFLSFLNLSVTEPIPTWGALLSKAAENSTSLRTFWWIWIFPGAMLFLFIMSINLIGEGLRDSIDPKAEYTTKAQRKEARARRKEEKRLAKQAKQTVKEAAV; translated from the coding sequence ATGGCTCAAGAAGAAAACAAAAATTTCAGCGAAAAAGACGAAGTTATTCTATCCCCTGCACAGCAGATAAGAATTAAATTCAAAAATAACAGGCTTGCGATGATAGGCTTTTATATGTTCCTTACAATAGTCCTTCTTGTTGTAGTAACTCATTTCTATACCAAATTCACAGGCTATGATTTTGCAAAAACCGATCCTGCATTAAAAAATAATCCGCCCTCATGGGTTCACCCATTCGGAACGGACAAGTACGGACGGGATACATTCATGAGAGTTCTTGAAGGAGGATGGATTTCGTTACAGGTAGGTTTTTTATCTACATTTATGGCCGTAACCATAGGTTTAACTATGGGTTCAATTGCAGGATTTTTCGGCGGCAGGGTTGATAATATTATTATGAGGTTAATAGAAATACTTTCCTCATTCCCTTTTTTGGCCATAGCTTATACAATTTCTGCCATATTTAGGGAAAGGCCGCCCGAATTCAGGCTCTATGTAATAGTTATAATACTGGGACTTTTAAGCTGGACAGGCTTAGCCCGATTGATACGGGGCCAAATTTTAGCTTTAAGGGAACAGGAATTTATTGTGGCTACAAGGGCTTTGGGCATAAAAAGGCGTAACCAGATTTTTAGACATTTGGTACCCAACGTATTAGCGACCGTTGTAGTATCTGCAACCCTCACCTTTGCATCATCTATTTTGAGCGAAGCATTCTTGTCATTCTTAAACTTGTCGGTAACCGAACCGATTCCGACATGGGGAGCTCTTTTATCGAAGGCAGCAGAAAACAGCACAAGCCTTAGAACTTTTTGGTGGATTTGGATATTCCCCGGTGCAATGCTCTTTTTGTTTATTATGAGTATCAACCTCATCGGTGAAGGTCTTAGAGACTCTATTGACCCGAAGGCCGAATATACAACAAAGGCACAACGAAAAGAGGCCAGAGCCAGACGAAAAGAAGAAAAAAGGCTTGCAAAACAGGCTAAGCAAACAGTAAAGGAGGCGGCTGTATGA
- a CDS encoding ABC transporter permease, producing the protein MANNNVSGSKSLFEILFPYIRYIFKRLVSIIPVLIIMSVAIFILINLMPGDPILAMLDPEKTKAMTPEERALYIENMRKFLGYDKGPVERYFLWMGDTFRGEFGYSIKYNKPVNEFIGTYIGRSFKINIWGFLLAFLISIPVGITAAVKKNSFFDKTVTVLTIIGISLPSFFLALLLIMIFVIFLKILPFSGMSDPRGIQPDWHYIILPVTVVVLTSLVSLIRYVRSAMIEILKSDYIRTARAKGLSEKVVIYRHAFQNALIPVVTLIGLSIPGLFGGSIVVEKIFAYPGMGLLMNYAYGFKDRAVLQTVLLFFGLLTLLGNIFIDVGYMVVDPRIREGKV; encoded by the coding sequence ATGGCAAATAATAATGTAAGCGGTTCAAAATCGCTGTTTGAAATCCTTTTTCCATATATCCGATATATATTCAAGCGTTTAGTATCAATAATTCCGGTATTAATAATCATGTCGGTTGCTATCTTTATACTTATCAACCTGATGCCGGGAGATCCCATACTGGCAATGCTTGATCCCGAAAAGACCAAGGCTATGACGCCGGAAGAAAGAGCCCTATATATTGAAAATATGAGAAAATTTTTAGGATATGATAAGGGCCCTGTAGAAAGATATTTTTTATGGATGGGCGATACCTTTAGAGGAGAATTCGGTTATTCGATAAAATACAATAAACCCGTAAACGAGTTTATAGGTACATACATCGGAAGATCTTTTAAAATAAATATTTGGGGCTTTCTTTTAGCCTTTTTAATTTCGATTCCGGTAGGAATCACGGCGGCAGTAAAAAAGAACAGTTTTTTTGATAAAACCGTAACGGTTTTAACAATAATAGGTATATCCCTGCCCTCTTTCTTTTTAGCGCTGCTTTTAATAATGATATTCGTTATATTTTTGAAAATTTTACCCTTTTCAGGTATGTCAGACCCTAGAGGTATACAGCCTGACTGGCATTATATCATACTGCCGGTTACCGTAGTAGTTCTTACATCCCTTGTAAGTCTTATACGCTATGTACGATCAGCAATGATTGAAATATTAAAATCAGACTACATTAGGACGGCAAGAGCAAAGGGCCTTTCAGAAAAGGTAGTTATATACAGACATGCCTTCCAAAATGCTTTAATACCGGTTGTTACCCTCATAGGTTTATCCATACCGGGACTATTCGGCGGTTCTATAGTTGTAGAAAAAATATTTGCTTATCCCGGAATGGGCCTACTGATGAACTATGCATACGGCTTTAAGGACAGGGCAGTATTACAGACTGTTCTCTTATTCTTTGGACTTCTTACATTATTGGGTAATATCTTCATAGATGTAGGATATATGGTCGTAGATCCGAGGATTCGGGAAGGAAAGGTTTAA